From the Candidatus Omnitrophota bacterium genome, one window contains:
- a CDS encoding single-stranded DNA-binding protein: MASLNRVLLIGNLTKDPELRYIPSGTPVANLRLAVNSSFKGQDGQRKEETCFVTIVVWSKQAELCNQYLKKGRSVFVEGRLIYRSWEAEGKTRSTMEVRADRVQFLGGPAGSGGAGKGEASPAAAEEPAPALDAAEASADADVPF, translated from the coding sequence ATGGCCAGCCTGAATCGCGTGTTGTTGATCGGCAATCTGACCAAAGACCCCGAGTTGCGGTATATCCCCAGCGGCACTCCGGTGGCGAATCTGCGCCTGGCGGTCAACTCCTCGTTTAAAGGCCAGGACGGCCAGCGGAAAGAAGAGACGTGCTTTGTCACGATCGTCGTCTGGAGCAAACAGGCCGAACTGTGCAATCAGTATTTGAAGAAAGGGCGCTCCGTGTTCGTGGAGGGACGGCTCATCTACCGCAGCTGGGAAGCGGAGGGCAAGACCCGCTCGACCATGGAAGTGCGCGCGGATCGCGTGCAGTTTCTTGGAGGGCCGGCAGGATCCGGCGGAGCCGGCAAGGGCGAGGCGAGTCCCGCAGCGGCGGAAGAGCCCGCGCCGGCCTTGGATGCGGCGGAGGCCAGCGCCGATGCCGACGTGCCGTTTTAA
- a CDS encoding 50S ribosomal protein L9, whose translation MDVVLVHAVDALGPAGAVVKVKPGFARNFLLPRGLAVAATPQQLKAIETSQRQRERKSARITEEAERVKRQIESRSLTLKLSLGEDQKPFGAITTHDIVDALAGEGIAVEKHAVHLEQPIKALGIFEVPVRVHADVTAIMKVWVVKA comes from the coding sequence ATGGATGTGGTGTTAGTGCACGCCGTGGACGCGCTGGGCCCGGCGGGTGCCGTCGTGAAGGTGAAGCCGGGCTTCGCAAGAAATTTCCTGCTGCCGCGGGGCCTCGCCGTCGCGGCGACCCCCCAGCAGCTCAAAGCGATTGAAACGTCTCAGCGGCAGCGCGAGCGGAAATCTGCGCGGATCACAGAAGAGGCTGAGCGCGTGAAACGCCAGATCGAAAGCCGCTCCCTGACCCTGAAATTGAGTCTCGGGGAAGATCAGAAGCCCTTCGGCGCGATCACCACGCACGATATCGTTGACGCCCTGGCCGGCGAGGGGATCGCGGTGGAGAAGCACGCCGTCCACCTGGAGCAACCGATCAAAGCGCTGGGGATTTTTGAGGTGCCCGTCCGCGTGCATGCCGACGTGACGGCGATCATGAAGGTGTGGGTCGTCAAAGCGTAA
- a CDS encoding aminoacyl-tRNA hydrolase, whose protein sequence is MKLLVGLGNPGHTYNETRHNSGFAVIQWLAQRHQVAIGTRVLSRLDGRPAGVYGDYALGQETVRLLMPLTMMNESGEALRELPAGAQDVLILCDDVHLPLGAIRLRPEGGAGGHHGLQSCLDVLGTEAVPRLRIGVAANPLPRDLTEFVLSKFTSAERPLMHQAIAQAAEAAEAWATEGLEAAMNRYNRTQDAPT, encoded by the coding sequence GTGAAGCTCCTTGTGGGGCTCGGCAATCCGGGCCACACCTACAACGAGACCAGGCACAACAGCGGGTTTGCCGTGATTCAGTGGTTGGCGCAACGCCACCAGGTGGCCATTGGCACCCGTGTGCTGAGCCGGCTGGATGGCCGGCCGGCCGGAGTCTACGGCGACTACGCGCTCGGCCAGGAGACCGTGCGGCTGCTCATGCCCCTGACGATGATGAATGAATCCGGCGAGGCCTTGCGCGAGCTTCCCGCTGGCGCGCAGGACGTCCTGATTCTCTGCGACGATGTGCATTTGCCGCTGGGGGCCATCCGGCTGCGGCCCGAGGGGGGTGCCGGCGGCCACCACGGGCTGCAATCGTGTTTGGACGTGCTGGGGACGGAGGCGGTGCCTCGGCTGCGCATCGGCGTGGCCGCCAATCCGTTGCCGCGCGATCTGACGGAGTTCGTCCTCTCGAAATTTACGAGCGCGGAGCGGCCGCTCATGCACCAGGCGATTGCGCAGGCGGCCGAAGCCGCGGAGGCATGGGCCACGGAGGGCCTTGAGGCGGCGATGAATCGATATAACCGAACACAGGACGCACCCACATGA
- a CDS encoding nucleotidyltransferase, which produces MTALERALALIARFLDEHRIPYMIIGGIANLVWGEPRSTLDVDASLLVEETQWPSLMKELRSIVRIIPRNPIAFLKDTHVLPVETSDGVRIDLIWATLPYEHQAIARATIEEVTGQRIRVRVCRPEDLVIHKVLSARPKDQEDVRAIIHQQRARLDRPYVNRIVGELAKALDRPEMVEFLARCFRESR; this is translated from the coding sequence ATGACTGCGCTTGAGCGCGCCCTCGCGCTGATCGCGCGCTTTTTAGACGAGCACCGTATTCCCTACATGATCATTGGAGGTATCGCCAACCTGGTGTGGGGCGAGCCGCGCTCGACCCTGGATGTGGACGCATCGCTCCTTGTCGAGGAAACACAATGGCCTTCGCTCATGAAAGAATTGCGTTCCATCGTTCGGATCATCCCCCGCAATCCCATTGCATTTCTGAAAGACACGCACGTCTTGCCTGTGGAAACCTCTGACGGTGTCCGCATTGACCTGATCTGGGCGACGCTGCCCTACGAGCATCAGGCGATTGCCCGTGCGACGATTGAGGAGGTGACCGGGCAACGCATCCGTGTCCGTGTCTGCCGCCCCGAAGATCTGGTGATTCATAAAGTACTCTCTGCGCGGCCGAAAGATCAAGAAGACGTGCGCGCGATTATTCACCAGCAGCGAGCACGGCTTGACCGACCATACGTGAATCGGATTGTGGGGGAGCTGGCGAAAGCGCTCGATCGGCCGGAGATGGTTGAATTTCTTGCGAGGTGCTTCCGGGAGTCGCGCTAA
- a CDS encoding 4-(cytidine 5'-diphospho)-2-C-methyl-D-erythritol kinase: MGHESRLRFRAPAKLNLYLRVVGKRADGFHELETIFERIDLADELTFEAAATLSLTCTDPTLSCGDDNLVLKAARLLQQKSGAGQGARIHLTKRIPIAAGLGGGSSDAATTLRGLNTLWNLLWPKERLIELGAQLGSDVPFFLYDTPFAIGRGRGEICEPIPGQPLAQVLVVPDAQLSTKEIYEELNLPLTPPTASITIVAHALRNGPASAGLAAGLWNDLEPVAIRRCPVIPHIQETLRACGVLAARLSGSGPAVFGLCRDRAHAHEMVTTLRTSTPSSWRIELVQTDR; this comes from the coding sequence ATGGGTCATGAGTCGCGGTTACGGTTTCGAGCGCCAGCGAAACTGAATCTGTATCTGCGCGTGGTGGGCAAGCGGGCGGATGGATTCCACGAACTTGAGACGATTTTTGAGCGGATTGATTTGGCGGATGAGCTGACGTTTGAGGCAGCCGCCACCCTTTCCTTAACGTGCACCGATCCCACGCTTTCCTGCGGCGACGACAACCTCGTACTCAAAGCCGCCCGCCTGCTTCAGCAGAAGAGCGGGGCGGGACAAGGGGCGCGGATCCATCTGACGAAGCGCATTCCGATCGCCGCCGGCTTAGGCGGCGGCTCCTCCGATGCGGCCACGACCTTGCGCGGGCTCAATACCCTCTGGAACTTGCTCTGGCCTAAGGAGCGGTTGATAGAGTTGGGGGCTCAGCTGGGCTCCGACGTGCCCTTCTTCCTCTATGACACACCGTTTGCCATCGGCCGCGGCCGTGGTGAAATCTGCGAACCCATTCCAGGACAGCCGCTTGCGCAGGTGCTGGTGGTGCCGGATGCGCAATTGTCGACGAAAGAAATCTACGAAGAATTGAATTTGCCCTTGACACCGCCAACCGCCTCGATTACCATAGTCGCACACGCCTTACGCAACGGCCCCGCCAGCGCGGGGCTCGCCGCAGGACTTTGGAACGATCTGGAACCTGTCGCGATCCGGCGTTGTCCTGTCATACCACACATTCAGGAAACCTTACGCGCATGTGGAGTGTTAGCCGCACGACTCTCAGGCAGCGGCCCTGCCGTCTTCGGGCTGTGTCGCGACCGCGCCCATGCGCACGAGATGGTGACGACGCTGCGAACATCGACTCCCTCGTCATGGCGAATTGAGCTTGTGCAGACGGATCGGTAA
- the rpsF gene encoding 30S ribosomal protein S6 — MMRTGTYEALVILKTAGSEQDVAKRAAALEEPIKKSGGTIATSHPIGRRRLAFRIARHAEGHYHLLRFSLPAERLADLERLYRLNDAVVRFMILNAEELGATADGITTYTPASSRSSYASSRGPATSEV; from the coding sequence ATGATGAGAACCGGCACGTATGAAGCCCTAGTCATTTTAAAAACCGCAGGCAGCGAGCAGGACGTCGCGAAGCGCGCCGCGGCGCTCGAAGAGCCCATTAAGAAATCAGGCGGCACCATCGCGACCTCCCACCCCATCGGCCGGCGGCGCCTGGCGTTTCGCATCGCCCGGCATGCCGAAGGGCACTATCACCTGCTGCGATTTTCCCTGCCAGCCGAGCGGCTCGCCGACCTGGAGCGGCTCTATCGCCTCAACGACGCCGTCGTGCGCTTCATGATTCTCAATGCGGAAGAGCTGGGGGCGACGGCCGACGGCATCACGACGTATACGCCCGCGAGTTCCCGGTCCAGCTACGCTTCGTCACGCGGCCCCGCAACCTCCGAGGTGTGA
- a CDS encoding nucleotidyl transferase AbiEii/AbiGii toxin family protein — translation MDQPRPKILTPLQRQVLDTVFAEGTFARHFYLTGGTALAAFYLYHRYSDDLDFFTNESPLDMIWPMVQAMQPRLGFAVESRAPHFIRLRFAEGLRVDLVQDMPARFGTPRRHGSWRIDALENITVNKITAIQGRLDVKDYVDLYVLLKDKPKEAIFAWLEKAKQKDASVDPFLWSRIIGDVETFRVLPRMIVPVSLDELVKFYQGLRRRIVMSLKPS, via the coding sequence ATGGACCAGCCCCGCCCGAAAATCCTAACGCCGTTACAGCGGCAGGTCTTAGACACCGTCTTTGCCGAGGGGACGTTTGCTCGCCACTTTTATTTGACCGGCGGCACGGCCCTGGCGGCGTTTTATCTGTATCACCGGTACTCGGATGACCTAGATTTCTTTACCAACGAGTCACCACTCGACATGATCTGGCCAATGGTGCAGGCTATGCAGCCGCGTCTAGGATTCGCCGTGGAATCACGAGCGCCGCACTTTATTCGCCTGCGCTTTGCCGAGGGACTGCGGGTTGATCTGGTGCAGGATATGCCGGCACGATTTGGGACGCCACGCCGGCATGGGTCATGGCGTATTGACGCGCTGGAGAATATTACGGTGAATAAAATCACGGCCATCCAGGGTCGGCTGGATGTGAAAGACTACGTCGATCTCTACGTGCTCTTAAAGGACAAGCCGAAGGAGGCCATCTTCGCCTGGCTGGAGAAGGCCAAACAGAAAGATGCCTCGGTCGATCCGTTTCTCTGGTCACGCATCATCGGCGATGTGGAAACATTTCGCGTCTTGCCCCGCATGATTGTGCCCGTGTCGCTCGATGAGCTGGTGAAATTTTATCAGGGACTTCGTCGACGCATCGTGATGTCGTTGAAGCCGTCGTAG
- a CDS encoding 30S ribosomal protein S18 produces MAIVKRVFVKKPCRFCAEHLEAIDYKDLERLGRCVTDRGKIIPSRLTGTCAKHQRVLTRAIKRARFMALLPYATL; encoded by the coding sequence ATGGCGATTGTCAAACGGGTGTTTGTGAAGAAGCCGTGCCGGTTCTGCGCGGAGCATCTTGAGGCCATTGATTACAAGGATCTGGAGCGGTTGGGCCGCTGCGTGACCGATCGCGGCAAGATCATCCCCTCCCGGCTGACCGGCACGTGCGCCAAGCACCAGCGCGTGCTCACGCGCGCGATTAAACGCGCGCGCTTCATGGCGCTGTTGCCGTACGCCACGCTATAA
- a CDS encoding ribose-phosphate pyrophosphokinase, translated as MTKRRQLSQRVALVSGNANPSLSKAIASALGVPLSDSLVSRFSEGEIRVKINEIVRGKDVFVIQPTCPPTNENLMELLIILDALRRASAQRITAVVPYYGYARQDRKDQPRVPITAKLVANLITTAGANRVLTMDLHAGQIQGFFDIPLDHLYAVTVFEEYLRRKRLKSIVVVSPDVGGIKMARGYAKRLHADLAIVDKRRDTPESTEVMHLLGEVQGRTAILVDDLIATGSSLVEAAEAVKRAGATAVYACVTHPVLSGPAIDRIGTSCLKELIVTDTIPLPSKRRHAKITVLSVATLLSEAIGRIHFEESISSLFDGMMS; from the coding sequence ATGACGAAACGGCGGCAACTCTCCCAGCGTGTGGCACTCGTCTCCGGCAATGCGAATCCGTCGCTGTCGAAGGCGATTGCCAGCGCCTTGGGCGTGCCGCTGTCGGATTCGCTCGTGAGCCGATTCAGCGAAGGCGAGATCCGCGTGAAGATCAACGAAATCGTGCGCGGCAAAGACGTCTTCGTGATTCAGCCGACGTGCCCGCCGACGAATGAAAATTTGATGGAGCTGCTGATCATTCTGGATGCGCTGCGGCGCGCCTCAGCCCAGCGCATCACCGCGGTGGTGCCGTACTACGGCTATGCCCGGCAGGACCGCAAGGATCAGCCGCGCGTGCCGATTACCGCCAAGCTGGTGGCGAATCTCATCACGACCGCCGGGGCGAATCGCGTGCTGACGATGGATCTGCACGCCGGGCAGATCCAGGGATTCTTTGACATTCCGCTCGACCATCTCTACGCGGTGACGGTGTTTGAGGAGTACCTCAGACGGAAGCGCCTGAAGTCCATCGTGGTGGTGTCCCCCGATGTGGGGGGCATTAAGATGGCCCGCGGCTACGCGAAGCGGCTGCACGCGGATCTGGCGATCGTCGATAAGCGGCGCGACACGCCGGAGTCGACCGAAGTCATGCATTTGCTGGGCGAAGTGCAGGGGAGAACCGCCATTCTGGTCGACGACCTGATTGCGACCGGCAGCTCGCTGGTGGAAGCGGCCGAGGCGGTGAAGCGAGCCGGCGCGACCGCCGTCTATGCCTGCGTGACGCATCCGGTCCTCTCCGGGCCGGCGATTGATCGCATCGGCACATCCTGTTTGAAGGAGCTCATCGTCACCGACACCATCCCGCTGCCGTCCAAGCGGCGGCATGCCAAGATCACCGTCTTGTCGGTGGCGACGCTCTTGAGCGAGGCGATTGGGCGCATCCACTTTGAAGAATCTATCAGCAGCCTGTTCGACGGCATGATGAGTTGA
- a CDS encoding NTP transferase domain-containing protein, with protein sequence MRTLQAIILAAGEGTRMKSDMPKVLHRICGRPMIAYALDLAASAGVKQPIIILGAGAEAVQPHLPKEAKVVIQTKRLGTGDAVVAAKKALGSHGSVLILYADTPLLRRGTIQKLIEAHFKTEATATLLTAHLADPSGYGRILRNEQGQIVGIVEEAEAAAAQRAIREINVGPLVCKVEALLQALATITPSASKHELYLTTAISAIAKQEGTKIHATRVEEIAEALGINSKAELARAIGVIRQRIIDMHLNNGVTIEDPRSTFIDQGVSIGADTVVHPYTVIETSVAIGKRCSIGPFARLRSGVSIADESRVGNFVELVRAKVGHRVRIGHVTYLGDATVEDDVNIGAGTVTANYDGSEKHPTHIGKGAFIGSDTVLIAPVKIGPGAVTGAGCVVTKGHDVPAKGVVAGVPAKPFEQAKAASTDGHPHPAAGKRPVLRRAPAKAKRPAKRALRPARRPSVKKARPAVRRPAAKRTVARRPAAKRPARRVLARR encoded by the coding sequence ATGAGAACACTCCAGGCCATCATCTTAGCCGCAGGCGAAGGCACGCGGATGAAGTCGGATATGCCCAAGGTGCTGCACCGCATCTGCGGCCGGCCAATGATCGCGTATGCGTTGGATCTGGCGGCCTCCGCCGGGGTGAAGCAGCCGATCATCATCTTGGGGGCTGGCGCTGAGGCCGTGCAACCGCACCTGCCGAAAGAGGCCAAAGTCGTCATCCAAACCAAGCGGCTGGGCACCGGCGATGCCGTGGTGGCGGCGAAGAAAGCGCTCGGCAGCCATGGCAGCGTGCTGATTCTGTATGCGGATACGCCGCTGCTGCGCCGCGGCACGATTCAGAAGCTCATCGAGGCGCACTTCAAAACCGAGGCGACCGCGACACTGCTGACGGCGCATCTGGCCGATCCGAGCGGGTACGGCCGCATCCTCCGCAATGAGCAGGGGCAGATCGTCGGCATCGTCGAAGAGGCGGAAGCCGCCGCCGCCCAGCGCGCCATCCGCGAAATTAACGTCGGCCCGCTCGTGTGCAAGGTCGAGGCCCTCCTGCAAGCCCTCGCCACCATCACGCCAAGCGCTTCGAAGCACGAGCTGTATCTGACCACGGCGATCTCCGCGATCGCCAAACAAGAAGGGACGAAGATTCACGCCACCCGCGTCGAGGAAATCGCCGAAGCCCTGGGCATCAACTCGAAGGCCGAGCTCGCCCGGGCGATCGGCGTCATCCGGCAGCGCATCATCGACATGCACCTCAACAATGGCGTGACCATCGAAGATCCGCGCTCCACGTTCATCGATCAAGGCGTGTCCATCGGGGCGGATACCGTGGTGCATCCCTATACCGTGATTGAAACGAGTGTGGCGATCGGCAAGCGCTGCTCCATCGGCCCGTTTGCGCGGTTGCGCAGCGGGGTGAGCATCGCCGATGAGTCGCGGGTGGGCAACTTTGTCGAGCTGGTCCGCGCCAAAGTCGGCCACCGGGTGCGCATCGGCCACGTCACCTATTTGGGCGATGCGACGGTGGAAGACGATGTCAATATCGGCGCTGGCACGGTGACGGCCAACTACGACGGCAGCGAGAAGCACCCGACACACATCGGCAAAGGCGCCTTCATCGGTTCGGATACGGTCTTGATCGCCCCAGTGAAGATCGGCCCCGGGGCCGTCACCGGGGCCGGCTGCGTTGTGACCAAAGGGCACGATGTCCCGGCCAAAGGGGTGGTGGCCGGTGTTCCCGCTAAACCGTTCGAGCAGGCCAAAGCGGCTAGCACCGATGGCCATCCCCATCCAGCGGCCGGTAAGCGCCCGGTCCTGCGCCGGGCTCCCGCGAAAGCCAAGCGGCCGGCCAAGAGGGCGCTCCGGCCCGCGCGCCGTCCTTCGGTGAAGAAAGCGCGGCCCGCGGTGAGGCGCCCCGCAGCGAAGCGCACGGTAGCGAGACGCCCCGCAGCAAAGCGCCCGGCGCGCCGGGTCTTGGCGAGGCGATAA
- the dnaB gene encoding replicative DNA helicase: protein MNIAEVTTVERVPPQNLDAEQAVLGAMLIEEEAVVQAAEALEDATFYSTAHRKIFSSLVSLYRASVPVDLVTVTDELRKRNQLEDVGGPSYLATLTTVVPTAANAEHYCRIVKQKAILRELIRVATQIAADSYREAIEPDALLDRAETMIFDIASQKLKRDAVAMKDIIKSSIEMIDTLYQRKGMITGLPTGFLELDQQLAGLQPADLIVVAGRPAMGKSSFSLCVAEHVALQHHVGVAIFSPEMSKENIVQRMLCSHARINAHNVRSGMLSASDWPNLTKAAGKLSDAPIFIDDSPGISVLELRAKARRLKSRHGIGLVILDYLQLMDESVATENRQQEISVISRGMKALARELNVPVIAVSQLSRAPERRESFRPRLSDLRESGAIEQDADVVLMLFREDYYQPTEENKGIAEVIIAKQRNGPTGTVKLAFINEYTRFEALARAA, encoded by the coding sequence ATGAATATTGCTGAAGTCACGACGGTTGAACGCGTGCCGCCGCAGAATCTCGATGCGGAGCAGGCGGTGTTGGGCGCCATGCTCATCGAAGAAGAGGCCGTCGTCCAAGCGGCTGAAGCGCTCGAAGACGCCACCTTCTACAGCACCGCCCACCGGAAGATCTTCAGCAGTCTCGTGAGCCTCTATCGCGCCAGCGTCCCCGTCGATTTGGTGACGGTGACGGATGAGCTGCGCAAGCGCAATCAGCTCGAGGACGTCGGCGGACCCAGCTACCTGGCGACCTTAACCACCGTCGTGCCCACGGCGGCCAACGCCGAGCATTATTGCCGCATCGTCAAGCAAAAAGCCATCCTCCGCGAGCTCATCCGCGTGGCCACCCAGATCGCCGCCGACTCCTACCGCGAGGCGATCGAGCCGGATGCGCTGTTGGATCGCGCGGAAACGATGATCTTTGACATTGCGTCGCAGAAGCTCAAACGCGACGCGGTGGCGATGAAAGACATCATCAAAAGCTCCATTGAAATGATCGACACGCTCTATCAGCGCAAGGGCATGATCACCGGGCTGCCCACGGGTTTCCTGGAGCTGGATCAGCAGCTCGCCGGCTTGCAGCCGGCCGACTTGATCGTGGTGGCGGGCCGCCCGGCCATGGGCAAGAGCAGCTTTTCGCTCTGCGTGGCTGAGCATGTGGCACTCCAGCATCACGTCGGGGTCGCCATCTTCAGCCCGGAAATGTCCAAGGAAAATATCGTGCAGCGCATGCTCTGCTCGCACGCGCGCATCAACGCGCACAATGTGCGCTCGGGGATGCTCTCCGCCAGCGACTGGCCCAATCTGACGAAGGCCGCCGGCAAGCTCTCCGACGCGCCGATCTTCATCGATGATTCGCCGGGGATTTCCGTGCTGGAGCTGCGGGCGAAGGCGCGGCGCCTTAAGAGCCGGCACGGCATCGGGCTCGTGATCCTCGACTACTTGCAGCTGATGGATGAGTCCGTGGCGACCGAGAATCGGCAGCAGGAAATTTCGGTGATCTCGCGCGGCATGAAGGCGCTGGCTCGCGAGTTGAATGTTCCGGTGATCGCGGTCAGCCAGCTCTCGCGCGCCCCGGAGCGCCGGGAGTCGTTCCGGCCGCGGCTCTCTGATCTGCGGGAATCCGGGGCCATCGAGCAGGATGCGGATGTCGTCTTGATGCTCTTCCGCGAGGATTACTACCAGCCCACGGAAGAGAATAAGGGCATTGCGGAAGTGATTATCGCGAAGCAGCGCAACGGCCCCACGGGGACGGTGAAATTGGCGTTCATCAACGAATACACGCGGTTCGAAGCCCTGGCCCGCGCCGCATGA
- a CDS encoding 50S ribosomal protein L25 has translation MAKATAAGQLELTVQPRTAIGTRAVKRLRAAGAVPGVVYGKTTAPVSVSVNARALVKVLHAKGGEHALVTLRVDGEKAWEQPALIHVVQHDPIDGRAVHVDFHTIVLTERLKVKVPVILKGEAVGVKQEGGVLEHFLREIEVECLPTDIPVGVDVDISAMKIGETVHVRDLTPPARAKIIADPDGTVAAIQKPKEEKPAEEAAAAPTEPEVLREKKEEPEAAAAEAKKAEAAEGKKEKEPKS, from the coding sequence ATGGCGAAGGCCACAGCGGCAGGGCAATTGGAACTTACGGTGCAGCCACGAACCGCCATCGGCACGCGCGCCGTCAAGCGATTGCGCGCCGCGGGCGCGGTGCCTGGCGTGGTCTACGGCAAAACGACCGCGCCCGTCTCCGTCAGCGTGAATGCGCGCGCGCTGGTGAAGGTGTTGCACGCGAAGGGCGGAGAGCATGCGCTGGTCACGCTGCGGGTGGATGGGGAGAAGGCGTGGGAGCAGCCCGCGCTCATCCATGTCGTGCAGCATGACCCGATCGACGGGCGCGCGGTCCACGTGGATTTCCATACGATTGTGCTGACCGAGCGATTAAAGGTGAAGGTGCCCGTGATCCTCAAGGGAGAGGCGGTCGGGGTCAAGCAGGAGGGCGGAGTGTTGGAGCACTTCCTCCGCGAGATCGAAGTCGAATGTCTGCCGACCGACATCCCCGTCGGCGTGGACGTGGATATCAGCGCGATGAAGATCGGCGAGACGGTGCATGTCCGAGATCTCACGCCGCCGGCGCGGGCGAAAATCATCGCGGATCCTGATGGGACGGTCGCGGCTATCCAGAAGCCGAAGGAAGAGAAGCCTGCCGAAGAAGCCGCGGCGGCGCCCACGGAGCCTGAAGTGCTCCGCGAGAAGAAAGAAGAGCCGGAAGCGGCCGCGGCCGAAGCCAAGAAAGCCGAAGCCGCCGAAGGCAAGAAAGAGAAAGAGCCAAAGTCGTGA